The following proteins come from a genomic window of Sorghum bicolor cultivar BTx623 chromosome 3, Sorghum_bicolor_NCBIv3, whole genome shotgun sequence:
- the LOC8054725 gene encoding uncharacterized protein LOC8054725, which produces MGERRRRASAASFGGGGGGGGGGSVVPARAEEGKAAAPGKAPPPTVWFALKRSLHCRSEPSEVHVPRAKAAGPVAAGGAAVGGGGHLSSIVTTKRATRSGCSRSIANLRDVIHGSKRHPGQPPSSCSPRSIGSSEFLNPIAHEVVLSTNSRCELKITGFGAGCGGLAAVGVGGGTGAGAGAGGAHDADSGGVVSSFVGTLRPGTPGPAWAGAGGHGLPYSGSVRGGGGVRCTPPRSPNVLLERNGSVVNGNGHRVSCDETGTKHGAGKGSGGLSCHRCGEQFSKWEALEAHHLSKHAVTELLEGDSSRKIVEIICRTSLLKSESSCVRIERVFKVHNTQRTLSRFEEYREAVKLKASKLPKKHPRCLADGNELLRFHGATLSCALGGAGSGNSSLCASDKCAVCRIIRHGFSAKKEGKAGVGVFTTSTSGRAFESIEAAPGPGAGDDGADQLQLGTTTTRKALLVCRVIAGRVHKPLDNLKEFVGQTGFDSLAGKVGPYSNIEELYLLNPRALLPCFVVICKP; this is translated from the exons ATGGGCGAGCGGAGGAGGCGCGCGAGCGCTGCTTCCTtcggtggcggcggtggcggtggcggcggtggtAGTGTGGTGCCCGCGCGTGCCGAGGAGGGCAAGGCCGCGGCGCCAGGGAAGGCGCCGCCTCCGACAGTGTGGTTCGCGCTCAAGCGGTCGCTGCACTGCCGCTCCGAGCCGTCGGAGGTCCACGTGCCGCGCGCCAAGGCCGCCGGACCCGTCGCCGCCGGAGGCGCggccgtcggcggcggcggccacctgTCGTCGATTGTCACCACCAAGCGCGCCACGCGGTCGGGGTGCTCGCGCTCCATCGCCAACCTCCGCGACGTGATCCACGGGAGCAAGCGCCACCCGGGGCAGCCGCCCAGCAGCTGCAGCCCGCGGTCGATCGGCAGCAGCGAGTTCCTCAACCCCATCGCGCACGAGGTCGTGCTCAGCACCAACTCCCGCTGCGAGCTCAAGATCACCGGCTTCGGCGCCGGCTGCGGGGGGCTGGCGGCCGTCGGGGTCGGAGGCGGGACCGGCGCCGGCGCAGGCGCAGGCGGCGCGCACGACGCGGATTCCGGCGGCGTCGTGTCGTCGTTCGTCGGCACGCTCCGCCCCGGCACGCCGGGCCCCGCGTGGGCCGGAGCCGGAGGACACGGCCTGCCGTACAGCGGCTCCGtgcggggcggcggcggcgtgcgctGCACGCCGCCGAGGTCCCCGAACGTGCTGCTCGAGAGGAACGGCTCCGTGGTGAACGGGAACGGACACCGCGTCTCCTGCGACGAAACCGGCACCAAGCACGGCGCCGGCAAGGGCTCCGGCGGGCTCAGCTGCCACAGGTGCGGCGAGCAGTTCAGCAAGTGGGAGGCGCTGGAGGCGCACCACCTCTCCAAGCATGCAG TGACGGAGCTGTTGGAAGGAGACTCGTCGCGGAAGATCGTGGAGATCATCTGCCGGACGAGCCTGCTCAAGTCGGAGAGCAGCTGCGTCCGGATCGAGCGGGTGTTCAAGGTGCACAACACGCAGCGGACGCTGTCCCGCTTCGAGGAGTACCGCGAGGCCGTGAAGCTCAAGGCGAGCAAGCTGCCCAAGAAGCACCCGCGCTGCCTCGCCGACGGCAACGAGCTGCTGCGCTTCCACGGCGCCACGCTCTCGTGCGCGCTCGGCGGTGCCGGCTCCGGCAACTCCAGCCTCTGCGCCTCCGACAAGTGCGCCGTGTGCCGCATCATCCGGCACGGCTTCTCCGCCAAGAAGGAAGGCAAGGCCGGCGTGGGCGTGTTCACCACGTCCACCAGCGGCCGCGCGTTCGAGTCCATCGAGGCGGCCCCCGGCCCCGGCGCCGGGGACGACGGAGCGGACCAGCTGCAGCTGGGCACCACGACCACGCGTAAGGCGCTGCTGGTGTGCAGGGTCATCGCCGGGCGCGTGC